Below is a window of Cryobacterium sp. PAMC25264 DNA.
CTGCGTCCGGCGTGCCGCCAGCCCCAGCCGGAGGCCGTGACCCTCGCGCCGGTCACGCGCTCATCCCGCGGCGTCGGAGCAGGCATCCGCCCACCCTCACCGCGTGGTCTGCGACGGGGTTTCGGTCTGCCGCAGAGTGCTCTGGCCAGACCCGTCCTGGTCCGGCAGGTTCTGGTCCCGCAGGTTCTGGTCCGGCAGGTTCTGGACCGGCAGGCCGACCCGGCTCGCCTCCCGACCGGCCGCGAACCGGCTGAGCGCGCCCGTGCGGGCCAATCCCCGCACGGCAAGCCAGGACAGCAGGCCCGCGAGCACGGTGCCAGACACGACGGCGGACACTATGTAGACGGCCTTGTAGCCGACGTCGAGGGCGGCATAACTCGTGAAGGTCGTGTCGAGCAGGCCGACCGCCACGCCGGCGCCGGCGCCGGCCAGCAGGGCCACGCCCAGCCGCCAGTTCGCGTAGAGGAAGAGCGCGAGGACGATCTCGGCCCCGAGGCCTTCGATGATGCCCCAGATCAGCGTCGAGAATCCCCACTGGGTTCCGATCAGCATGGAGACGACCGCTGCGACGACCTCGGTGTAGACGGCCGCTCCGGGTTTACGGATGATCAGTCCGCCGAGAACGCCGGCGAACAGCCAGCCGCCGGCGAGCAGTCCTTCCAGGCCGGGGGTGAAGGCGAGCAGGGCGCTGAGCGGCGACCAGGCCAGTCCCCACGCCCAGAAGATGACGCCGCTGGCGACGCCGATGACGCTGGCCACGACGATGTCCACGACGCGCCATTTCAGCACGCGAGGCGTGCGGGGTGTCGACGCGGTCAAACGGTTCGTTGATGCATGCACTGGTCGTGCCCTTTCCGTAGATGAATACAGGGCACGGGATTGAGAAGCCTCCCTGCGCTGGCATGATCCAGATCAGGTTCGACGGTCGAAGCTGAAGTAGCTTCCTCTCAGCCCGGTTCACCGGACTCCCGTGTTCGATTCGAGTATAGACCGGCTGCGGGTACGGCGAAGCGGCGGGAGGCGGTTTCCGCTCCCCCGCGCGGGGCGTGCTGGCCCTGGCTTAGCGCTTGAGCGCGCGGATGATGCGCGCGATGGCCTTGCCGCTCACCCACACGAAGGGGATGCCGACGGCGAGCAGGGAGATCACGTTCGGCTCGAACCGGGCGGCCCCGCCCGACTTCACGTAGGCACCGATCGGGATGGCCATGCCCCCGCCGCCGCCGCCCGCCGCGCCCTCGGCGTCGTCGCCCTCGCCGCCGCCGCCGAAGCCGTACTGCACGAGGGCGACGGGCACTATCGTGACGCCCTCGATCTGCACGGGGTCTCCGTAGGCGGACCGCACACCGATGTACCGAGCGTTTTCTGCGAGCTTCAAGGCGAGATTAGTAATACTGAAAGGCTACCCCCACTCCCCCGAACCGGTCAGGAGCAGGCCGCCGCGCCGGGCCGGATGTCACGGCCGCAGGTCACGGCCGGTGCTGATCCGGCCGACTCGCGGGTCCGGCATCCGGAGTACCGAACGGGTGCACGTCCCGTTTCGGCGCGCTGCCCCCGCCCAGTTGGGAGGCCGGGCGCACGATGCCCCGCCCGAAGCGCGCGGTGACGGTGTCGACGGCCAGTTCGGCCTCCCGCCAATCGTCGTCGTCGTCCCAGAGGCCGAGCCCGGACCCGTCGCCGTTGCCCAGCTGCTCGGCACGCACCCCGATAAGGCGCACCCGGATGCCCCGCGCGGCGAGCACATCGAAGCTCGCGGCGACCTCCTCGTAGATGCGCCGGCCCACGTTGGTGGGGTCGGCGAGGGTGCGGGAGCGGGTCACGGTGCTGAAGTCCGCGTACCGCAGCTTGAGCACCACGGTGCGCGCGACGAGACCGTTGCCGCGGAGCTTCGCAGCCACGGCGTCCGACTGCCGCAGCAGTTCGCTGCGCAACCGGGCGACATCCGTGACATCGTGTTCGAAGGTGACCTCGTGTCCGATGCTCTTCTCCTCGCGCTCCAGGTTGATCGAGCGGTGGTCGATGCCCCAGGACAGGTCGTGCAGCTTCTGCGCGCCGGCCACCCCCACTGCGCGTTCGAGCGTCTCGCGGGAGGCGTGGGCGATGTCGCGCACGTGGCGGAGCCCGAGCGCCAGCAGGGCCTGTTCGGTCGTGGCCCCGACGCCCCAGAGCGCTCCGACGGGCAACGGATGCAGGAACCCGATCGTGTCGTCGGCGGGGATCACCAGCAGGCCGTCGGGCTTGGCCCGGCCGGAGGCCAGTTTGGCCACGAACTTCGTGGAGGCGGCTCCCACCGAGCAGGTCAACCCGGTCTCGGCGAAGACCCGGGCGCGGATCTTCTGCGCGATCTCGGCGGGCGACCCGTGCAGGCGGCGGGCACCGGCGACGTCGAGGAAGGCCTCGTCGATACTGAGCGGCTCGACCAGCGGGGTCATGTCGGCGAAGATGCCCATCACCTGCCGGGACACCTCCGCGTATCTGCTCATATGCGGTTCGAGTACCACGGCGGCCGGGCAGCGGCGCAGAGCGATCGCCATGGGCATGGCCGAGTTGACGCCGTACTTGCGGGCCACATAGTTCGCCGCCGTCACCACCGAGCGACCGGAACGGTGACCCACGATGACGGGCAAGTGGGCGAGCTCGGGGTGGTCAAGCAGCTCGACGGAGGCGAAGAACGCATCCATGTCGATGTGCAGCATGGTGGCCGTGCTGTCATCGACGTCGATCCCCGTCGTCTGCCGGTCACTGCCGTCCTGCTTGCTCATGCAGCGCACCTTTCTGCCGCCCAGGCCGCGAGAGTTCGAAACTACATTCGATAATAACGGCTGCACGGCCGGACGGGGCCGAACGGGTGGTCAGAAGCCGAAGTCACCGCCGAAGTCACCGCCGCCGAAGTCGCCGAATCCCCCGGCGTCGCCGCCGGCGTCGGAACCCGGGTCGGCGGACGCGTCCTCGGATCCCGCATCGGCGGACGCATCCGCTTCGCCGCCCGCATCGGGAAGAAAGGTGCTGACCAGGGCCGAGCCCACGACGTACCCGGCCACAGTACCGAGCAGGGAGGCGCCGAGCATGCTGCCGAAGCCCGGGCCCTGGCGGCCGCCGGCCTGGTCGCCGCCGAAGGCGCGGTCCAGAGTGCCGGGCTGGCGCAGCTCGGCTCGGGTGGCGGACTTCGCCAGAGTGGCCGGTTCCGCGTTGGCAGGGCGTTCCCCCTCCATGGCGTTGTCCGTGAGCTGGCGGAAAAGCAGGTCACGTTGTTCGTCCGTGAGCTTGCTGAACGCCTCGGTGTGCACCTGTTCGATGGTCTCCGGCGGTGCGGTGCGCAGGAGGTACCGATAACGTTCCACCGCGATCTCATCCTCCGTGCGGCGAGGTGCTTCCGTGCTGCCCGGGGCTGAGCTGCGCCGGGGCTGTTCGGGCTCTTCGGGGCGGCCCCAGAGGCGATCGAGGAATCCCATGTGCGTTCTCCTTCTGTGCGGGTTCCCCAGCCTAGGCGTCGGCCGGGTCAGCGGACAGGACCGCGGACAGCGACTCCAGCGCATTCACAGGGTCGTCGCTGGCCGGGATCAGGACGACGCTCGTCGCCCCGGCCGCGTGAAGCTCGTCGATCCGGCGGCGCGCGGCCGCGGGGGTGCCGACGACGGCCAGCTGGTCGACCCAGGAGTCCGGCAGGGCACGGGCGAACTCGCCGCGGCTGGAGCTCGACGCCCGCAGGGCCGTGAACTCGGCCGCAAAGGGGAGCACTCGGATGTGGGGAGCCCAGTCCGCCTCTCCGATCCACTCGAGTGCCGCGCGCGCCGCGTCCCTGGCCCGCCCGGGGTCTTCGTCGACCGCGGCCACGTTGTAGGCGACCACGTGCCGTGCCGCTGGCGCCGGGGCGGGCGGGCGGATGCCGGGAAAGCCGAAAGCGGAGGGCTCGCCAGCGCGCCCGGCGTCGAGGGCGGCCAGGGCCTCTGCCAGGTACTCGGGGGTGACGGGTTCCGCCAGCACCACTCCGTCGGCGGCCCCGCCCGCCAGGGCGAGCGACTTGGGTCCGCGCACCCCGGCGAGGACTGGCGGAACGCTCGCCGGCGGCCTGGCCAGGCTCACAGCATCTGCCCGGGTGTACCGGCCGGACTCGGTCACGCTCGCGCCGCCCAGGAGGGCGCGCATCACATCGAGATTCTCGGCGAGCATGCCCAGGGGGCTGGCCGGCCAGATTCCGGCCTGTCTCATCCAGCCGGGCATGCCATGGCCCACGCCAACCCGCAGCCGGCCGGGGAAGAGTTCGGCCAGGGTCGAGACCTCCAGGGTCGCGAACACGGGGTTCCGAGCCGCGGCGGGCAGGATGCCGATGCCCACGACGATGGTGCTGGTGGCGGCGAGGATCACCGCCGCCTGGGCGATTCCGCCGCGGAAGAAGCAATCCTCGACGACCCAGATCTCGTCGAAACCGAGTTCCTCCGCGCGCCGGGCGAAGGACACGAAACTCGCGGCGGGCAGGTCGCGTGGCTGCATCACGGCAATGGCACCGGACATGGGTTCCTCTTTTCAAACGGAGACGGCGGCGCCGTTGCGGCGTTGCGTCACTCACGAATCTATTGCCCGGTCCGGGCGGCCAGGGTGCTGCACGCCGAATCGACGGAAAAAGTTTCTGACGTCGAGTGAGACGAATCCGCACCTCCCGGACATTCATAGCTAAGGGGATAACCGGTTCGGGGGAATTATGCAGCGGTACGGCTCGGAAGCCAGGGGAACAGAGCCACTCGGGGGAACACGATTCGGCGACGGTCAGTTCGGGGGAACTCAGCCGGACGGTGGGAGGGCGTGGTCCGGGGGACCCTGCCCGGCCAGACGGAGGCACCGGGCGGGGGGACCCGGTGACCGACGTGGCCGAGAAGCTCGCCCGCAAGGCGGAGCACGGCACGCCCACGCGTCAGATGCAGCTGACCCTCGCCCATATCGGGGTGTGGTCCAGCACCAAACTCGCCCTGGTGGTATCGGTGTGCTTGAATGTCGTGACGGTGGCGTTCATCTTCGGCGTCGCCCAGCTACTGGGCGACGCCGACGTGGTGAAGACCCTCACCTCCTCGTATGAGAACCTCACGACGAAGACGCTCGACC
It encodes the following:
- a CDS encoding ECF transporter S component, translated to MLKWRVVDIVVASVIGVASGVIFWAWGLAWSPLSALLAFTPGLEGLLAGGWLFAGVLGGLIIRKPGAAVYTEVVAAVVSMLIGTQWGFSTLIWGIIEGLGAEIVLALFLYANWRLGVALLAGAGAGVAVGLLDTTFTSYAALDVGYKAVYIVSAVVSGTVLAGLLSWLAVRGLARTGALSRFAAGREASRVGLPVQNLPDQNLRDQNLPDQDGSGQSTLRQTETPSQTTR
- a CDS encoding DNA polymerase IV is translated as MSKQDGSDRQTTGIDVDDSTATMLHIDMDAFFASVELLDHPELAHLPVIVGHRSGRSVVTAANYVARKYGVNSAMPMAIALRRCPAAVVLEPHMSRYAEVSRQVMGIFADMTPLVEPLSIDEAFLDVAGARRLHGSPAEIAQKIRARVFAETGLTCSVGAASTKFVAKLASGRAKPDGLLVIPADDTIGFLHPLPVGALWGVGATTEQALLALGLRHVRDIAHASRETLERAVGVAGAQKLHDLSWGIDHRSINLEREEKSIGHEVTFEHDVTDVARLRSELLRQSDAVAAKLRGNGLVARTVVLKLRYADFSTVTRSRTLADPTNVGRRIYEEVAASFDVLAARGIRVRLIGVRAEQLGNGDGSGLGLWDDDDDWREAELAVDTVTARFGRGIVRPASQLGGGSAPKRDVHPFGTPDAGPASRPDQHRP
- a CDS encoding LLM class flavin-dependent oxidoreductase; this encodes MSGAIAVMQPRDLPAASFVSFARRAEELGFDEIWVVEDCFFRGGIAQAAVILAATSTIVVGIGILPAAARNPVFATLEVSTLAELFPGRLRVGVGHGMPGWMRQAGIWPASPLGMLAENLDVMRALLGGASVTESGRYTRADAVSLARPPASVPPVLAGVRGPKSLALAGGAADGVVLAEPVTPEYLAEALAALDAGRAGEPSAFGFPGIRPPAPAPAARHVVAYNVAAVDEDPGRARDAARAALEWIGEADWAPHIRVLPFAAEFTALRASSSSRGEFARALPDSWVDQLAVVGTPAAARRRIDELHAAGATSVVLIPASDDPVNALESLSAVLSADPADA
- a CDS encoding DUF3566 domain-containing protein, whose amino-acid sequence is MTDVAEKLARKAEHGTPTRQMQLTLAHIGVWSSTKLALVVSVCLNVVTVAFIFGVAQLLGDADVVKTLTSSYENLTTKTLDLSVILDGNTVAGFAAAVVVLNTVLVTGSGAIYAVLFNLSVRATGGTLTGFRNP